In Pseudobacter ginsenosidimutans, the following are encoded in one genomic region:
- a CDS encoding NAD(P)/FAD-dependent oxidoreductase, with amino-acid sequence MQIDILIIGQGISGTFLSWYLQQEGFSFLVIDQPQSNTASKVAAGVINPVTGRRIVKTWMIDEVLPFALNAYQLLGEAIGVTAIEQKNVIDFFPTPQMKVSFDKRFEEDQQYLAKPSDENNFRPWFNYDFGYGEIQPAYLVNLPGILPAYRQRLLNNQQLREEWFNHEQLQVSNHNIQYKDITATHILFADGITSASSPYFNALPFAPNKGEALWLEIPGLPDTHVFKRGFSLIPWSRDVFWLGSTYLWEFDNIDPTPGFGQFAETWLKQTVKLPYKLLDHKAAVRPATLERRPFVGFHPVHSQVGIFNGMGTKGCSLGPFFAQQLAKHLRYGTSITPEADVQRFKRILSR; translated from the coding sequence ATGCAAATCGACATCCTCATCATAGGCCAGGGCATTTCAGGAACCTTCCTCAGTTGGTATCTCCAACAGGAAGGTTTCTCTTTTTTGGTGATAGACCAACCACAATCCAATACAGCCTCCAAAGTGGCGGCAGGAGTTATCAATCCCGTTACCGGCCGTCGCATCGTCAAAACCTGGATGATCGATGAAGTATTGCCCTTTGCATTGAACGCTTACCAGTTGCTAGGTGAAGCAATCGGCGTAACGGCCATCGAACAGAAGAATGTGATCGACTTCTTCCCAACTCCACAGATGAAGGTGAGTTTCGATAAAAGATTTGAAGAAGACCAGCAATACCTCGCGAAGCCATCAGACGAGAACAATTTCCGCCCCTGGTTCAATTACGATTTCGGATACGGGGAAATACAACCTGCTTACCTGGTAAATCTCCCCGGTATCCTACCTGCTTACCGGCAGCGTCTGCTCAATAACCAGCAGCTCCGCGAAGAATGGTTCAACCATGAACAATTGCAAGTGAGCAACCACAATATTCAATACAAGGATATAACGGCTACGCACATACTATTTGCAGATGGTATCACCTCCGCATCGTCTCCTTACTTCAACGCTTTACCCTTCGCTCCCAACAAAGGTGAAGCCCTCTGGCTGGAGATCCCCGGCCTCCCTGATACGCACGTATTCAAACGCGGCTTCAGCCTGATCCCCTGGAGCAGGGATGTGTTCTGGCTTGGCTCCACCTATCTCTGGGAATTTGATAATATCGATCCCACGCCCGGCTTCGGACAGTTTGCGGAGACCTGGTTGAAACAGACAGTGAAGCTACCTTACAAACTGCTGGACCATAAAGCCGCAGTTCGTCCGGCCACCCTGGAACGCAGGCCATTCGTGGGCTTTCATCCGGTTCACTCACAGGTGGGGATCTTTAATGGAATGGGAACGAAAGGATGTTCACTGGGTCCCTTCTTTGCCCAACAATTGGCAAAGCATCTGCGTTATGGAACCAGCATTACGCCTGAGGCGGATGTTCAAAGGTTCAAAAGGATCCTTTCCAGGTAA
- a CDS encoding helix-turn-helix domain-containing protein, giving the protein MEYQAQYITPDIKLSCYDDKFFKSEIAFEHHMLIWFISGETKIVQPDGTRIFRAGDIFLIPRNQLATIINYPKDGLPHKTVVMHLTTERLKRFYDNIHFKPAAAPQPRIMSFEEHPLLKSCLASLIPYFEMKDPFPEDIASLKITEAITILRSIDKKIDAVLGNFEEPGKIDLLGFMEKNYMFNMPMEKFGYLTGRSLTTFKRDFKKIFQTTPQKWLTQKRLELAHFQLSQKKVKPMDVCYEVGFENLSHFSFAFKKQFGYAPTALQEQR; this is encoded by the coding sequence ATGGAGTACCAGGCGCAATACATTACACCGGATATCAAGCTGAGCTGTTATGATGACAAATTCTTCAAATCGGAGATCGCTTTCGAACATCATATGCTGATCTGGTTCATATCGGGAGAAACCAAAATTGTGCAACCCGATGGCACAAGGATTTTCAGGGCCGGGGATATTTTTCTCATCCCCAGGAATCAACTGGCCACCATCATCAATTATCCAAAGGATGGTCTGCCTCACAAAACAGTGGTGATGCACCTGACTACTGAAAGGCTGAAAAGATTCTATGATAATATTCATTTCAAACCAGCGGCTGCACCGCAGCCCAGGATCATGAGTTTTGAAGAGCATCCGTTATTGAAAAGTTGCCTTGCTTCACTGATCCCTTATTTTGAAATGAAAGATCCTTTTCCGGAAGATATTGCTTCGTTGAAGATCACAGAAGCCATTACCATCCTGCGTTCCATCGATAAGAAGATCGATGCAGTGCTGGGTAATTTTGAAGAGCCCGGGAAAATAGACCTGCTGGGATTCATGGAGAAGAATTACATGTTCAATATGCCGATGGAAAAATTCGGTTATCTCACGGGCAGAAGCCTCACCACTTTCAAAAGGGATTTCAAGAAAATATTTCAAACCACTCCGCAAAAATGGCTGACGCAGAAACGGCTGGAGCTGGCGCATTTCCAGTTATCACAAAAGAAGGTGAAGCCAATGGATGTATGCTATGAAGTAGGATTTGAAAACCTGTCCCATTTTTCTTTCGCTTTCAAAAAGCAGTTCGGTTATGCGCCTACGGCATTGCAGGAACAGCGATAG
- a CDS encoding zinc-dependent peptidase gives MEILVISLVVIAIILLHGPVTECFNRFYVKRQHKSFLAQEPFYHSIVSQHLKFYNRLTLEEQRKFLFRTFLFRKAKRFHYIEVQESSEMPILISAVSVQLTFGLDKFLLNYFRDIYVLKDDYHYGFYSRPFQGHVDHSGIYLSWDNFMKGVSGEMPNCNVGLHEMGHALTYVNFITQTEEDKHFKKEFKNFSKVARPIFEGMQRGEKNILGDYAGTNYHEFWAVSVEVFFENPLRMREELPALFTAMSKLLKQDPLVILNMNKIAA, from the coding sequence ATGGAAATTTTGGTCATTTCCCTGGTGGTGATTGCTATTATCCTGCTTCATGGACCGGTGACCGAGTGCTTTAACCGGTTTTATGTAAAGCGGCAACACAAATCGTTCCTTGCCCAGGAACCCTTCTACCATTCTATTGTTTCCCAACACCTGAAATTTTACAATCGTCTCACGCTGGAGGAGCAGCGCAAATTCCTGTTCCGCACTTTCCTGTTCCGGAAGGCCAAGCGCTTTCATTATATAGAAGTACAGGAAAGCAGCGAAATGCCGATCCTGATCAGTGCCGTTTCTGTGCAGTTGACTTTCGGGCTCGATAAATTCCTGCTCAACTATTTCCGCGATATCTATGTGTTGAAAGATGATTATCACTATGGATTTTATTCGCGTCCCTTCCAGGGCCATGTGGACCATAGCGGCATTTATCTCAGCTGGGATAATTTCATGAAAGGCGTGAGTGGCGAAATGCCCAACTGCAATGTGGGCCTTCATGAAATGGGGCATGCGCTGACGTATGTGAACTTCATCACACAAACGGAAGAGGACAAACATTTCAAAAAGGAATTCAAAAATTTCTCCAAGGTTGCGCGCCCCATTTTTGAAGGTATGCAAAGGGGAGAGAAGAATATTCTCGGAGATTATGCCGGCACCAACTATCACGAGTTCTGGGCCGTGAGCGTGGAAGTGTTCTTTGAGAACCCGCTTCGCATGCGCGAAGAACTGCCTGCGCTTTTCACGGCTATGAGTAAACTGCTGAAGCAGGATCCGCTGGTAATATTGAATATGAATAAAATTGCTGCCTAG